From the genome of Spinacia oleracea cultivar Varoflay chromosome 2, BTI_SOV_V1, whole genome shotgun sequence, one region includes:
- the LOC110796803 gene encoding phospholipase A2-alpha isoform X2 — protein MVFYMKICLLALTYFLVMSINFDGIFVNALNIGVDHFYDTSHFIDLPFVSRKCSRKCESEFCEAPPFLRYGKYCGLLYSGCPNEQPCDGLDFCCMEHDNCISRKHSKSK, from the exons ATGGTTTTCTACATGAAAATATGTCTTTTAGCACTAACATATTTTCTTGTTATGTCTATAAACTTTGATGGGATCTTTGTCAATGCCCTCAATATTGGTGTTGATCATTTTTATGATACAAGTCATTTCATTGATCTCCCATTTGTG AGTAGGAAATGCAGTAGGAAATGTGAATCTGAATTTTGTGAAG CGCCTCCGTTTTTGAGGTATGGCAAATATTGTGGACTTCTGTACAGTGGATGTCCAAATGAGCAGCCGTGTGATGGGCTTGATTTTTGTTGTATGGAGCATGACAATTGTATCTCAAGGAAACATAGTAAGTCCAA ATGA
- the LOC110796821 gene encoding phospholipase A2-alpha: protein MAYSLKLAFLAFLSLNLQVYALNIGVQSSLQLSKECSRKCESEFCSVPPFLRYGKYCGLLYSGCPGERPCDGLDACCMKHDMCVQSKGNDYLSEECSQKFIGCMDNFRAAGGHTFKGSTCDANDVIEVIKIVMEAALLAGRIFKKP from the exons ATGGCTTATTCCTTGAAATTAGCTTTTTTAGCTTTTTTGTCTCTCAATTTACAAGTCTATGCCCTCAATATTGGTGTTCAATCCTCTCTCCAATTG aGTAAAGAATGCAGTAGAAAATGTGAATCTGAATTTTGTTCAG TGCCACCATTTTTGAGATATGGGAAATATTGTGGACTTCTATACAGTGGATGTCCAGGAGAAAGGCCATGTGATGGGCTTGATGCTTGTTGTATGAAGCATGACATGTGTGTCCAATCTAAAGGCA ATGACTATCTAAGTGAAGAATGCAGCCAAAAGTTCATAGGATGCATGGACAACTTCAGAGCAGCAGGAGGACATACGTTTAAAGGAAGTACATGTGATGCTAACGATGTTATCGAAGTCATCAAAATCGTCATGGAAGCTGCTTTACTTGCTGGCAGAATTTTTAAGAAGCCTTAA
- the LOC110796803 gene encoding phospholipase A2-alpha isoform X1, with the protein MVFYMKICLLALTYFLVMSINFDGIFVNALNIGVDHFYDTSHFIDLPFVSRKCSRKCESEFCEAPPFLRYGKYCGLLYSGCPNEQPCDGLDFCCMEHDNCISRKHNDYLSQECNRNLLECMDRFAKTGGQSFKGSKCNAKKVIKVIKVVIEPALAAGKALHRP; encoded by the exons ATGGTTTTCTACATGAAAATATGTCTTTTAGCACTAACATATTTTCTTGTTATGTCTATAAACTTTGATGGGATCTTTGTCAATGCCCTCAATATTGGTGTTGATCATTTTTATGATACAAGTCATTTCATTGATCTCCCATTTGTG AGTAGGAAATGCAGTAGGAAATGTGAATCTGAATTTTGTGAAG CGCCTCCGTTTTTGAGGTATGGCAAATATTGTGGACTTCTGTACAGTGGATGTCCAAATGAGCAGCCGTGTGATGGGCTTGATTTTTGTTGTATGGAGCATGACAATTGTATCTCAAGGAAACATA ATGACTATCTAAGCCAAGAGTGCAACAGAAACTTGTTAGAGTGCATGGATAGATTTGCGAAGACAGGAGGCCAAAGTTTCAAAGGCAGCAAATGTAATGCAAAGAAGGTCATCAAAGTCATTAAAGTCGTCATAGAACCTGCTTTGGCTGCTGGCAAGGCTCTTCATAGACCTTAA